One segment of Zonotrichia albicollis isolate bZonAlb1 chromosome 4, bZonAlb1.hap1, whole genome shotgun sequence DNA contains the following:
- the ASB15 gene encoding LOW QUALITY PROTEIN: ankyrin repeat and SOCS box protein 15 (The sequence of the model RefSeq protein was modified relative to this genomic sequence to represent the inferred CDS: inserted 6 bases in 4 codons; substituted 1 base at 1 genomic stop codon), whose amino-acid sequence MQEAAKQRCKDIFDVLKNDGNVNIKDKYGGRKYLIAATSQTLIQESGPSTVHSAXDSQNQCLELVIENGLDVNTLLSEHITSNTYDDRRGTALCCAVSNNEILHTKILLKAGANPRKDPLNYVLIAVRADSHGTVKLLLSYGADVNCXFXLLNDTHFPSAFXYSLSGDMMLRLLLCHGYNVKMCLDFVSGXIFGNFFVRPAPELEPIPSWTTSSINNKLINAYIPCFSSLGSFH is encoded by the exons ATGCAAGAAGCTGCAAAACAGAGATGCAAAGACATTTTTGACGTTCTGAAGAATGATGGAAATGTGAACATTAAGGACAAATATGGA GGCAGGAAGTATCTCATTGCAGCCACATCCCAAACTTTAATCCAGGAAAGTGGGCCAAGCACTGTTCATTCTGC AGACAGCCAGAACCAGTGTCTAGAGCTTGTCATTGAAAATGGTTTGGATGTCAACACTCTCTTGTCTGAACACATAACTTCAAATACTTATGATGACAGAAGAGGGACTGCACTTTGTTGTGCTGTTTCTAATAATGAGATTCTTCACACCAAAATATTGCTCAAAGCAGGAGCAAATCCAAGAAAGGATCCTTTAAACTATGTTCTCATAGCAGTGAGAGCTGACAGCCATGGAACTGTAAAGCTACTCCTATCTTATGGAGCAGATGTCAACTGCTAAT CGTTGCTTAATGATACACATTTCCCCAGTGCAT GGTATTCTTTGAGTGGTGACATGATGCTGAGGCTGTTGCTCTGTCATGGATATAATGTGAAGATGTGTTTGGACTTTGTGTCAGG TAtctttggaaatttttttgtgcggccagctccagagcttgAGCCTATTCCCAGTTGGACTACTTCTTCAATAAACAATAAACTAATAAATGCATACATTCCTTGCTTCTCTTCACTTGGCTCTTTTCATTAG